The following are encoded in a window of Longibacter salinarum genomic DNA:
- a CDS encoding TonB-dependent receptor, whose amino-acid sequence MIRRTRVRFLPLFFAFLLIAASSPDAWSQTRGTVKGTVYATDGEPLPGAEVVDPALQRGTTTGPDGTFRLDKLPVGQHKLEIRFIGYQTAVRTVTLEAGETVSIEVTLKSRVLESEGVTVTGTARARSTLRAPQDVDVIAAEDLSVNRNAALGDLLRENVSGVSSIQTGSQAGKPVLRGLSGNRVVLLKDGIAQEYYQFGVRHFPSTNASEAERVEVVRGASSILYGSDALGGAVNVITKTAPTSASGELDVGGAASTQYFSNNNERAVSVDLSVADGNVGWRAGAERRIGGNFHTPEDPTFFETGSGGTYGDPKYTGEIPFTNFEQWSAYAQTGVQGDFGTLQLYGDYWANAHNFVLPTGGPVGNAGNPPDGLGQNLEHSNVLLKGNIVADGFVLKPRVSWQRSIRQSAPPSGDVTLSTIRANGGLGGFDYPLDLKTDIYTARLEAAHPEIGSMSGTIGAEVQHQDADTRGPAELQPSARTWNAGVFFFEDVDLDPVTVSFGGRADYRTVEAVPNERTSDTDALENDYFVLSGSVGASYEFADGYAVATNASTGFRAPSVFELYASGVHGGVAAFQVGDPNLDPERSYSADLSLRVRQDRLTAEVTAYVNAISNYIYLANTGENQNPDGSGLPVYAAAQTDAIIPGVEAKVEASVLPWMQVGMNAAFLDGTGEGLGSGGSDGQLPLLPANNLGGFVKWVPTGPGILSNPYVEFSAKHANSKDAAGRFEPFSQFDGGFGPPFGTASTQAYTLVNAEAGTTIDLGAPLTLSVEVRNLFDESYRDFLDTYKGYALSPGRDVRFTLSTRF is encoded by the coding sequence ATGATTCGTCGCACTCGCGTACGATTCCTACCTCTTTTCTTCGCTTTTCTACTCATCGCAGCTTCAAGTCCGGACGCCTGGTCCCAAACCCGCGGCACGGTGAAAGGCACCGTGTATGCGACCGATGGTGAGCCGTTGCCCGGCGCAGAGGTCGTCGATCCGGCCCTTCAACGGGGAACGACCACCGGTCCTGATGGGACGTTTCGCCTGGATAAGCTCCCGGTCGGGCAGCACAAACTGGAGATTCGTTTCATCGGGTACCAGACCGCTGTTCGTACCGTGACGCTCGAGGCGGGAGAGACCGTTTCCATTGAAGTCACGCTCAAGTCGCGGGTTCTTGAGTCCGAAGGCGTAACCGTGACGGGCACAGCACGGGCGCGCTCCACGCTCCGGGCGCCGCAGGACGTGGACGTGATTGCGGCCGAGGACCTGTCCGTGAACCGAAACGCTGCGCTGGGCGACCTGCTCCGAGAGAACGTGAGTGGTGTATCGTCCATTCAGACGGGATCACAGGCCGGCAAGCCGGTGCTTCGCGGTCTCAGCGGCAATCGGGTCGTGCTCCTGAAAGACGGTATCGCGCAGGAGTACTATCAGTTCGGCGTCCGCCACTTTCCAAGCACCAATGCCAGTGAAGCAGAGCGGGTCGAGGTGGTGCGCGGGGCCAGCAGCATCCTGTACGGCTCCGACGCGCTGGGCGGAGCGGTCAACGTCATCACGAAGACCGCGCCGACGAGTGCTAGCGGCGAACTCGACGTTGGCGGTGCGGCCAGCACGCAGTACTTTTCGAACAACAACGAGCGCGCGGTGTCGGTCGACCTCAGCGTGGCCGATGGAAATGTTGGCTGGCGAGCCGGCGCGGAGCGTCGGATCGGTGGCAATTTCCACACCCCGGAGGATCCCACATTCTTCGAAACGGGCAGCGGCGGTACGTATGGCGATCCGAAGTATACAGGTGAAATCCCCTTCACCAACTTCGAGCAGTGGAGTGCCTACGCGCAAACGGGTGTTCAGGGCGACTTCGGTACGCTGCAGCTCTACGGCGACTACTGGGCAAACGCGCACAACTTCGTCCTACCGACCGGTGGACCCGTGGGCAATGCCGGCAATCCGCCGGATGGCCTCGGGCAGAACCTCGAACACAGTAACGTCCTGTTGAAAGGAAATATCGTCGCGGACGGCTTCGTGCTGAAGCCGCGCGTGAGTTGGCAACGATCGATTCGTCAGTCGGCGCCGCCATCGGGCGATGTTACGCTCTCGACGATTCGGGCGAACGGCGGTCTCGGCGGCTTCGACTATCCGCTGGATCTTAAGACCGATATCTACACAGCGCGCCTTGAGGCGGCGCATCCAGAAATCGGTTCCATGAGCGGTACCATCGGCGCAGAGGTTCAACACCAGGATGCAGACACGCGCGGTCCGGCCGAATTGCAGCCCTCCGCCCGCACCTGGAATGCCGGGGTCTTCTTCTTCGAGGACGTGGACCTCGACCCGGTCACGGTATCCTTCGGTGGTCGTGCAGACTACCGAACGGTTGAGGCCGTGCCGAACGAGCGCACGTCGGACACCGATGCGCTGGAGAATGATTACTTCGTCCTGTCCGGCTCGGTCGGGGCATCGTACGAGTTTGCTGACGGATACGCGGTCGCGACCAACGCCAGCACCGGTTTCCGGGCACCGTCTGTCTTCGAACTGTACGCTAGTGGTGTGCACGGTGGCGTCGCCGCGTTTCAGGTCGGCGACCCGAACCTGGACCCGGAGCGCTCCTACAGCGCCGACCTCTCGCTGCGCGTCCGTCAGGATCGCCTCACCGCGGAGGTGACGGCCTACGTGAATGCGATCTCGAATTACATCTACCTCGCGAATACAGGCGAAAACCAGAATCCGGACGGGTCGGGTCTCCCGGTGTACGCTGCCGCTCAAACGGATGCTATCATCCCCGGCGTCGAAGCCAAAGTCGAAGCGAGTGTGCTTCCATGGATGCAGGTTGGGATGAACGCTGCCTTTCTGGACGGCACCGGAGAAGGCCTCGGCAGCGGTGGTAGTGACGGACAGCTCCCGCTGCTTCCCGCGAACAATCTCGGGGGCTTTGTGAAATGGGTGCCGACCGGTCCCGGCATCCTGTCCAATCCGTACGTCGAGTTCTCGGCGAAGCACGCAAACTCGAAGGATGCCGCCGGCCGCTTTGAGCCGTTTTCGCAGTTCGACGGCGGGTTCGGCCCGCCCTTCGGCACGGCATCGACGCAGGCGTACACGCTCGTCAACGCAGAAGCGGGCACCACGATCGATCTGGGCGCACCGCTGACGCTGTCGGTCGAGGTACGCAACCTATTTGACGAGAGCTATCGCGACTTCCTCGATACGTACAAGGGCTACGCGCTCTCGCCGGGTCGAGATGTGCGGTTTACGCTTTCGACACGCTTTTAA
- a CDS encoding right-handed parallel beta-helix repeat-containing protein gives MNRLLCSASFVLALAVVAALAVAPAQAQIFVREGASGTGTASDPYGSLQDALADGSSNEIRVAEGTYVPSSSDQSASFVLTDGVTILGGYASDFSTRDPSTFITVLGGDIDQDGTSSGNTYRVVVSPSTLASSATLDGLVISGGNASQLGGSDAGAGLFVDQSSPTVRNVTFRNNQAIVGGGAVLIQGGSPTFESVVFDQNTATATVGGGAVYVIEADPLTIRQSTFVGNQGLSGGALNISAGTVDIDNSEFTQNTSADGGGAIFADTGDLTITRSIFDQNTTSGTTGGGGAIYQVTGSSRITNTVFAGNTTTGTVPGGAIHAAEGSSASIFNSVFTGNAATEARGGAIFLEGADLTATHITALSNDSPDGSAVHAGDGGTATLQNIILWPQTGPVIATTLSGTVSVGAALIDGGLPTAATLIDGAPPVLDANPDYTDAGGSDGVQGTLDDDVRLSEASPAVGYGLFSALPPDDSDLDEDGNTTEFLPLDLDETARVEDSHLADGDSGGPDLGAYETPTILVIPGTADDPPEDSDRGEDSGWRMMAMPAPSTVGDIDDDIFFGPFGLSGSPPTAMIYKWNDSVENDTSEYTGVWDGLSSLSTPIASGEGFILYFFDDDRDPIRPSSPLEFDVPGERPIQDVVVENLSTTALYHLIGNPYPQAFDVSGLTIGGTSGFQAFVWVWDPATESYIRREQGTAGDEVASWQGFFIERSVGSSATSVTFNASGRISEVPFVGKRGRTGEIARIGLRLQAVEEDSVVFSDDLPEVSFRRDAQNDWDVWDATRPIGPSGERARPLLAFKGERADRWVEKAHESRPLPLRYGVRIPLSVRPMGWSGTMRIDAPRWTNIPKAWTVRLIDTKGTPSQDDDVETELEPDGGGYTFEVDNEDAKEAGAHGSVGLPAVVRTPRELKRGRDGGSLTSSDFVLVIAPGESGRGAWGIQARAEGGRAILSWPDDLPANIVIEQSHEESPWTTIETRPEGEAGSNRLRVVLSDLEPGRHEFRLKADVEGTVAYSEVVTVDITMSEAVRIEPVAPNPVSQRSTMTVTVRDPQEVRVELFDVLGRRIVTLFRDSMDGSRPQQVEIDAGELDLASGTYVVRVSGETFVDTQRIAVVR, from the coding sequence ATGAATCGATTGTTATGTAGCGCTTCGTTCGTCCTCGCTCTGGCTGTTGTCGCAGCCCTTGCCGTCGCCCCGGCTCAGGCCCAGATCTTTGTTCGTGAGGGGGCATCCGGCACGGGGACCGCCAGCGACCCCTATGGCTCGTTGCAAGACGCGCTGGCTGACGGGTCGAGCAACGAAATCCGTGTCGCGGAGGGTACGTACGTTCCGTCCTCCTCCGATCAATCGGCCTCGTTCGTGCTTACGGACGGTGTCACGATCTTGGGAGGATATGCGTCGGACTTCAGCACGCGCGATCCATCGACCTTCATTACGGTGCTGGGCGGCGACATTGACCAGGATGGCACGTCCAGCGGAAACACGTATCGCGTCGTCGTCTCTCCCTCAACTCTCGCGAGTTCCGCTACGCTGGACGGACTGGTCATCAGCGGGGGCAATGCCTCACAGCTGGGTGGAAGTGATGCAGGAGCCGGACTGTTCGTCGACCAATCGTCGCCTACTGTCCGTAATGTCACGTTCCGCAACAATCAGGCGATCGTTGGGGGAGGTGCCGTGCTCATCCAGGGAGGCAGTCCGACCTTTGAATCGGTTGTGTTCGATCAGAACACAGCGACAGCCACGGTCGGAGGCGGAGCTGTGTATGTGATCGAGGCAGACCCCTTGACGATCCGCCAGAGTACCTTTGTTGGCAACCAGGGGCTATCCGGAGGCGCGCTGAATATCAGTGCCGGCACGGTCGACATCGACAACTCGGAGTTTACTCAGAACACGTCGGCCGACGGAGGCGGCGCAATCTTCGCTGACACGGGAGACCTCACCATCACGCGGTCGATCTTCGACCAGAATACGACATCGGGGACGACGGGCGGTGGTGGCGCAATTTATCAGGTAACGGGGTCGTCTCGCATTACCAATACAGTGTTCGCTGGAAATACGACGACGGGTACGGTCCCCGGCGGAGCGATCCACGCAGCGGAGGGAAGTTCGGCGTCAATCTTCAACAGCGTTTTTACCGGAAATGCGGCTACCGAGGCTCGCGGAGGTGCCATCTTCCTCGAGGGGGCTGACCTCACCGCGACGCACATCACGGCGCTTTCGAACGATTCGCCAGACGGGAGTGCAGTACATGCGGGGGATGGAGGTACGGCCACTCTTCAAAACATCATCCTCTGGCCGCAGACGGGTCCAGTCATCGCCACAACTCTGTCCGGTACCGTTTCGGTGGGAGCCGCGTTAATCGATGGTGGCCTGCCGACGGCTGCGACGTTAATTGATGGCGCGCCGCCCGTATTGGACGCGAACCCCGATTACACGGATGCTGGTGGATCGGACGGTGTGCAGGGAACGCTTGACGACGACGTGCGGCTTTCAGAGGCCTCTCCCGCCGTCGGGTACGGGCTCTTCAGCGCGCTTCCGCCCGATGATAGCGACCTGGACGAGGATGGAAACACGACGGAATTTCTGCCGCTTGACCTTGACGAGACCGCTCGTGTGGAGGACAGTCACCTGGCGGACGGGGACAGCGGTGGCCCGGATCTCGGCGCGTATGAGACGCCGACCATTCTTGTCATTCCGGGCACGGCGGACGATCCGCCCGAGGATAGCGATCGGGGCGAGGATAGCGGATGGCGAATGATGGCGATGCCGGCTCCGTCGACCGTGGGAGACATCGATGACGACATCTTCTTCGGGCCCTTTGGTCTCTCGGGCTCGCCACCAACGGCGATGATCTACAAGTGGAACGATTCCGTCGAGAATGACACCTCCGAGTACACAGGCGTCTGGGATGGACTTTCCTCCCTGAGTACGCCGATCGCATCCGGAGAAGGATTCATCCTGTACTTCTTCGATGATGACCGCGACCCCATTCGCCCGTCCTCGCCGCTCGAATTTGATGTGCCGGGTGAGCGACCGATCCAGGACGTGGTAGTGGAAAATCTGAGTACGACAGCCCTCTATCACCTCATCGGAAATCCCTATCCGCAGGCGTTTGATGTCAGCGGATTGACGATCGGCGGGACCAGTGGCTTTCAGGCGTTCGTCTGGGTCTGGGATCCCGCGACGGAGTCCTACATCCGTCGCGAGCAGGGGACCGCTGGAGATGAGGTGGCTTCGTGGCAGGGCTTTTTCATCGAGCGGAGCGTCGGCAGTTCGGCGACCTCGGTCACCTTCAACGCGAGTGGACGCATTTCGGAGGTTCCGTTCGTCGGAAAACGGGGACGCACAGGTGAGATCGCGCGCATTGGATTGCGCCTGCAGGCGGTCGAGGAAGACTCCGTTGTGTTCAGTGACGATCTTCCGGAAGTCAGTTTTCGACGGGATGCGCAAAACGACTGGGACGTTTGGGATGCAACGCGACCGATCGGACCCTCTGGAGAACGGGCGCGGCCTCTTCTTGCGTTCAAAGGAGAGCGCGCAGATCGCTGGGTGGAAAAAGCCCACGAAAGCCGACCTCTTCCGCTTCGCTACGGCGTTCGCATTCCGCTCTCCGTCCGACCCATGGGCTGGAGCGGGACGATGCGAATCGATGCGCCGAGGTGGACGAATATACCTAAGGCCTGGACCGTGCGGTTGATTGACACGAAAGGGACGCCGTCGCAGGACGATGATGTTGAGACGGAGCTTGAGCCAGACGGGGGCGGCTATACCTTTGAAGTGGACAACGAGGATGCGAAGGAGGCCGGAGCGCACGGGTCTGTGGGACTACCGGCCGTCGTGCGCACCCCTCGTGAGTTAAAGCGGGGGAGGGACGGTGGATCGCTGACAAGCAGCGATTTCGTGCTCGTGATCGCCCCGGGAGAATCCGGGCGTGGAGCGTGGGGCATTCAGGCGCGAGCGGAAGGTGGTCGGGCGATCCTGTCCTGGCCCGACGACCTACCCGCGAACATCGTCATCGAACAGTCCCATGAGGAGAGCCCGTGGACGACGATCGAGACGCGCCCGGAAGGTGAAGCCGGTTCCAATCGGTTGCGCGTCGTTCTCTCTGATCTGGAGCCCGGCCGCCACGAGTTTCGGCTGAAGGCGGATGTAGAGGGTACGGTCGCGTACAGCGAAGTGGTTACGGTCGACATCACGATGTCCGAGGCCGTTCGAATCGAGCCCGTGGCACCGAATCCCGTATCGCAAAGGTCGACGATGACCGTCACCGTTCGGGATCCGCAGGAGGTGCGCGTTGAGCTCTTCGACGTACTCGGTCGCCGCATTGTCACGCTGTTCCGCGACTCGATGGATGGAAGCCGACCGCAGCAAGTCGAGATTGATGCAGGAGAACTCGACCTCGCGAGCGGGACATACGTGGTTCGTGTCAGCGGAGAGACATTCGTCGACACGCAGCGCATCGCGGTCGTCCGGTAG
- the lgt gene encoding prolipoprotein diacylglyceryl transferase, whose product MSPSLSLVASGLAVIRWNVDPVMFRLGSLAPRWYGLLFGIGFLLSFYAMRSIFLREGKPEHDVDTLLYWILGGTVIGARLGHVLFYDPGYYLTHPGQILQVWEGGLASHGGFIGVLTALYLYARSRPGQPFLWLLDRIAMPAALTGGLIRLGNLFNSEILGTPTDVPWAFIFELRDMTPRHPAQLYESLSYFAICGILVWLYRRSDSSPRFGTLSGAFMVLVFGSRFMIEFVKAQQAHFELGLSLTMGQLLSIPVVAFGIWLLWSSRSRPSQPPEA is encoded by the coding sequence ATGAGCCCCAGCCTGTCCCTCGTCGCCTCCGGCCTCGCCGTGATCCGGTGGAACGTCGACCCCGTGATGTTTCGGCTTGGTTCGCTCGCCCCAAGGTGGTACGGCCTTCTGTTCGGGATCGGCTTCCTCCTGAGCTTCTACGCGATGCGGTCCATCTTTTTGCGCGAGGGGAAGCCCGAGCACGATGTGGACACCCTACTCTACTGGATTCTCGGCGGCACGGTGATCGGCGCTCGGCTCGGGCACGTCCTGTTCTACGACCCCGGCTACTACCTCACGCATCCGGGCCAAATCCTACAGGTCTGGGAGGGCGGACTTGCGAGCCACGGCGGGTTCATCGGCGTCCTCACCGCGCTGTACCTCTACGCCCGTTCGCGCCCCGGCCAGCCGTTCCTGTGGCTCCTCGACCGCATCGCGATGCCCGCGGCCCTCACGGGCGGACTCATCCGCCTCGGCAACCTGTTTAACTCGGAGATTCTCGGCACCCCGACCGACGTGCCATGGGCGTTCATCTTCGAGCTTCGCGATATGACGCCGCGTCACCCAGCGCAACTCTACGAATCGCTGTCCTACTTTGCCATCTGCGGTATCCTGGTGTGGCTCTACCGCCGCTCCGACTCGTCCCCGCGCTTCGGCACGCTCTCCGGCGCATTTATGGTGCTCGTGTTTGGGTCCCGCTTCATGATCGAGTTCGTCAAGGCCCAACAGGCCCACTTCGAACTCGGGCTCTCGCTCACGATGGGACAGCTGCTGAGCATCCCCGTCGTAGCGTTTGGCATCTGGCTTCTGTGGTCGAGCCGGTCGCGCCCGTCCCAGCCGCCGGAAGCGTAA
- a CDS encoding TonB-dependent receptor — translation MSTHTISPTDRSGPSASVRRLISLFLLLAAAISTATSPAYAQSTGTLIATVTDGANESPLPGANVFVEQTRRGTATNLDGIARLTKISTGTQTIITKHIGYSTDRRTVEIVAGDTIRINITLHPSTIGLDGVEVSALSPGLNPSAGIDATRVREIEADDSGQYLRSVPGINVARRGPIGFDPNVRGLTETSVGVYIGGMRTFPAGPLRMDSPLSHVDPSTIASIEVVKGPYALTWGPGNMSAIRAIPRGQSPPPTTLTGTLRTGYDTNTESVETSAFAMGRQGRVFYSANGAWRTGNDYETGAGRTIAADYTSSEARGHIGIHLTPATTLEVRGGYQEQTDIDYPGRLLNADYFKTGMGKVDLSYAPEAVGDGLSLTGIEVQLHAQQTTHGMTNEGKPTYEAGQFPNGNPRPPLRIGVDAEVQNFGARASTSLETNAWSFEVGADLLSTYRDARRPLAAVMPNGMQMTPPFYTSDRVWPGVRMMHEGAFLNVQRSLGVLEIAATGRLDLVQSDPDDPSTVFLNNASTVRGATVTEADLDRSFTMGSGAVTASVPLTNVWSVSAGLGSVARSPQALELYSDRIPASRAQTSAEFQGNPFLEPERSTQADLWIEGYADTWTLRASTFTRRLDNYVTLEATSINPLLPLSPSTVYGYVNGEATFYGAELQGNVRPVEYIELRAAGSYLWGQDETLDEPALGVSPASASAGARWTLPIEGSTVQRFYLDGSVTMTAEQDRVATTRGERVTPGYTVVDLQTGVRLFQRVDLRVTAENVFDVSYTNHLSASNPFSGARIAEPGRVIAFTAAIGF, via the coding sequence ATGTCTACACATACAATTTCCCCAACCGATCGAAGCGGTCCATCTGCCTCGGTCCGACGTCTAATCAGCCTCTTCCTCTTACTTGCAGCCGCGATATCCACTGCGACCTCCCCCGCTTACGCCCAGTCGACCGGAACGCTCATAGCGACGGTTACGGACGGCGCGAATGAGTCCCCATTGCCCGGAGCCAACGTGTTCGTCGAGCAGACGAGACGGGGCACAGCGACCAACCTGGACGGAATCGCCCGTCTTACGAAGATCTCGACCGGCACACAGACGATCATCACCAAGCACATCGGCTACTCCACGGACAGGCGAACGGTCGAGATCGTCGCCGGAGACACGATTCGCATCAATATCACGCTCCACCCCTCGACGATCGGGCTGGACGGTGTCGAAGTGTCCGCGCTTTCGCCGGGCCTCAACCCATCGGCCGGTATCGACGCCACACGTGTTCGCGAAATTGAAGCCGACGATAGCGGACAATACCTTCGATCTGTTCCTGGCATCAACGTCGCCCGGCGTGGCCCGATCGGATTCGACCCCAACGTCCGGGGATTGACGGAAACATCGGTGGGCGTCTACATCGGCGGCATGCGCACCTTTCCCGCCGGCCCGCTCCGCATGGACTCGCCGCTGAGTCACGTCGATCCGAGCACAATCGCCTCCATCGAGGTAGTCAAAGGCCCGTACGCTCTGACGTGGGGGCCCGGTAATATGAGCGCGATTCGAGCGATCCCTCGCGGCCAGTCGCCACCACCGACGACCCTCACGGGCACGCTCCGGACCGGATACGATACGAATACCGAATCCGTCGAGACCAGCGCCTTCGCCATGGGCCGACAGGGACGCGTCTTTTACTCGGCAAATGGCGCCTGGCGAACGGGCAACGACTACGAAACGGGAGCCGGTCGGACCATCGCGGCAGACTACACGTCGAGCGAGGCGCGTGGGCACATCGGCATCCACCTCACCCCCGCGACGACACTTGAAGTACGCGGCGGCTACCAAGAGCAAACCGATATCGACTACCCTGGTCGTCTGCTGAACGCCGACTACTTCAAGACCGGCATGGGCAAAGTTGACCTGTCGTACGCTCCTGAAGCGGTCGGAGATGGACTGTCTTTGACCGGGATCGAGGTCCAGCTTCATGCGCAGCAAACGACGCACGGCATGACAAACGAGGGCAAGCCGACCTATGAAGCCGGGCAGTTTCCCAACGGGAACCCGCGCCCGCCCCTTCGCATCGGCGTCGATGCCGAGGTGCAGAACTTCGGGGCTCGAGCGTCCACATCGCTTGAAACGAACGCCTGGTCGTTCGAGGTGGGAGCGGATTTGCTGTCCACCTATCGGGATGCGCGGCGGCCGCTTGCAGCCGTGATGCCGAATGGCATGCAGATGACACCGCCATTCTACACGAGCGACCGCGTGTGGCCCGGCGTTCGCATGATGCACGAAGGTGCGTTCCTAAATGTGCAACGGAGCCTCGGTGTGCTTGAGATTGCCGCGACGGGTCGCCTCGACCTGGTGCAATCCGATCCGGATGATCCGAGCACTGTCTTCCTGAACAATGCCTCCACGGTCCGCGGAGCGACGGTCACGGAGGCGGACCTCGACCGATCGTTTACGATGGGAAGCGGCGCGGTGACTGCCTCGGTCCCGCTGACGAACGTCTGGAGCGTAAGCGCCGGGCTCGGGTCCGTTGCCCGATCGCCACAGGCACTTGAGCTGTACTCCGACCGGATTCCGGCGTCCCGCGCGCAGACATCGGCGGAGTTTCAAGGCAACCCGTTCCTCGAACCGGAGCGGAGCACGCAGGCCGACCTCTGGATCGAGGGGTACGCAGACACGTGGACGCTTCGAGCCAGCACATTTACACGTCGGCTGGACAACTACGTGACGCTTGAGGCTACGAGCATCAACCCGCTCCTTCCGCTCAGCCCCTCCACCGTGTACGGGTACGTGAACGGTGAAGCCACGTTTTACGGGGCGGAACTCCAGGGCAACGTTCGCCCGGTGGAATACATCGAGCTGCGCGCAGCCGGAAGCTACCTCTGGGGCCAGGATGAGACGCTGGATGAGCCGGCCCTGGGCGTCTCTCCCGCCTCGGCGTCGGCCGGCGCTCGGTGGACGCTCCCGATCGAAGGCTCAACCGTGCAGCGGTTCTACCTGGACGGATCGGTCACGATGACGGCGGAGCAGGATCGTGTCGCGACCACCCGCGGCGAGCGCGTCACACCTGGATACACCGTCGTCGACCTGCAAACCGGCGTTCGCCTCTTTCAGCGCGTCGACCTCCGGGTCACGGCTGAGAACGTATTCGACGTCAGCTACACGAATCACCTGAGCGCGAGCAACCCGTTTTCGGGAGCACGCATTGCCGAACCCGGCCGGGTGATCGCATTCACCGCGGCGATCGGGTTCTGA